The Akkermansia muciniphila genome contains a region encoding:
- a CDS encoding D-alanyl-D-alanine carboxypeptidase family protein: MRLFALLAGFTLCLSSTSCQSYGDSSDYIPLATPVPPQLSQPVAHALPRPANFPTRPVAIPPSAPRTPRCASACVMDALTGKVLFSHNGLQHRQVASTQKLVTAMVVLEHGSLDSKVVIQPSDTKADPTKLGFRAGEVYSRRELLNALMVRSFNDVAVALARDTAGSVPRFAQLMNAKARQMGMYNSRFVNPNGLPADQYSTAIDMARCAYYVYRNPELRSIICKRQYAFTRANGKTLLLRNTNKLLSQHPWVTGMKTGYTNAAGRCLVSSAGFNGRHVIVVVLGCHPSRIWTESENLLKWALGDAA; encoded by the coding sequence ATGCGTTTGTTCGCCCTTCTCGCAGGATTCACCCTTTGCCTGAGCTCAACGAGCTGCCAATCGTATGGGGACTCAAGTGATTACATCCCCCTGGCAACGCCTGTCCCCCCACAGCTTTCCCAGCCTGTCGCCCACGCTCTTCCCCGCCCCGCCAATTTCCCCACACGCCCCGTGGCCATCCCGCCCAGCGCCCCGCGCACACCGCGCTGCGCCAGCGCCTGCGTGATGGATGCCCTTACCGGAAAGGTGCTTTTTTCCCACAACGGCCTCCAGCACCGCCAGGTAGCCAGCACCCAGAAACTGGTAACGGCCATGGTCGTACTGGAGCACGGCAGCCTGGACAGCAAAGTGGTCATCCAGCCTTCCGATACCAAGGCAGACCCCACCAAGCTGGGCTTCCGCGCCGGAGAAGTCTATTCACGCCGGGAACTGCTCAATGCCCTGATGGTCCGCAGTTTCAATGACGTAGCGGTGGCCCTGGCCCGCGACACGGCCGGTTCCGTCCCGCGTTTTGCCCAGTTGATGAACGCCAAGGCACGCCAGATGGGCATGTACAATTCCCGCTTCGTCAACCCTAACGGCCTTCCCGCAGACCAGTACTCCACCGCCATTGACATGGCCCGCTGCGCCTATTACGTCTACCGCAATCCGGAACTTCGCAGCATCATCTGCAAACGCCAGTACGCCTTTACTCGCGCCAACGGCAAGACGCTTCTCCTGAGGAATACCAACAAACTGCTCTCCCAGCACCCCTGGGTCACCGGCATGAAAACAGGTTACACAAACGCCGCAGGGCGCTGCCTGGTATCCTCCGCCGGCTTCAATGGGCGCCATGTCATCGTCGTGGTCCTCGGCTGCCATCCATCCCGCATCTGGACGGAATCGGAAAACCTGCTTAAATGGGCCCTGGGGGACGCCGCATAA
- the ychF gene encoding redox-regulated ATPase YchF, which yields MLQAGIVGLPNVGKSTLFNAVTRTRKAQAANYPFCTIDPNVGMVTVPDARLQVLSNMSGSEKIIPTLIEFVDIAGLVKGASEGAGLGNQFLANIREVDAIVQVVRCFDNDDIIHELGSVDPLRDIEIINSELILADIATMDKRLSSRERKARSGDKEAKAEVALITKLLPHLNEGNPALTFETQLDDDERKLLQTFQLLSGKKSIFACNVNEDELADAINNPDAHPYVSQVKKYVAEHHNAEAIVISARIEEELIDVSEEEAHEFLESLGVQDSGVSDLIRAVYHLLGLRTYLTTGVKETRAWTIPAGAKAPQAAGVIHTDFERGFIAAEVVHYDDLVACGGKSGAREHGKLRIEGKEYVVKDGDVVEFRFNV from the coding sequence ATGTTACAGGCAGGTATTGTAGGTCTCCCCAACGTCGGCAAATCCACTCTCTTCAATGCGGTCACCAGGACCCGCAAGGCCCAGGCGGCCAATTACCCCTTCTGCACCATTGACCCGAACGTGGGCATGGTGACCGTGCCGGACGCGCGCCTGCAGGTGCTCTCCAACATGTCCGGCTCTGAAAAGATTATTCCCACGCTCATTGAATTCGTGGACATTGCCGGCCTCGTGAAGGGCGCCTCGGAAGGCGCGGGCCTGGGCAACCAGTTCCTGGCGAACATCCGTGAAGTGGACGCTATCGTGCAGGTGGTGCGCTGCTTTGACAATGACGACATCATCCACGAACTCGGCTCCGTGGATCCCCTGCGCGACATTGAAATCATCAACTCGGAACTCATCCTGGCGGACATCGCCACCATGGACAAGAGGCTCTCCTCCCGGGAACGCAAGGCCCGCAGCGGGGACAAGGAGGCCAAGGCGGAAGTAGCCCTCATCACCAAGCTGCTTCCCCACCTGAACGAAGGCAATCCGGCCCTCACCTTTGAAACCCAGCTGGATGACGACGAACGCAAGCTTCTCCAGACCTTCCAGCTCCTTTCCGGCAAAAAAAGCATTTTCGCCTGCAACGTGAATGAAGACGAACTGGCGGACGCCATCAACAACCCGGACGCGCACCCCTACGTCTCCCAGGTGAAAAAATACGTGGCGGAACACCACAATGCGGAGGCCATTGTCATCTCCGCCCGGATTGAAGAAGAACTTATCGACGTCTCGGAGGAGGAAGCCCATGAATTCCTGGAATCCCTCGGCGTGCAGGACTCCGGCGTTTCCGACCTCATCCGCGCCGTGTACCATTTGCTGGGACTGCGCACGTACCTCACCACCGGCGTCAAGGAAACGCGCGCCTGGACGATCCCGGCCGGGGCCAAGGCCCCCCAGGCGGCGGGCGTCATCCACACGGACTTTGAACGCGGCTTCATCGCCGCGGAAGTGGTGCATTACGACGACCTGGTAGCCTGCGGCGGCAAGTCCGGGGCCAGGGAACACGGCAAGCTGCGCATTGAAGGAAAGGAATACGTCGTCAAGGACGGGGACGTGGTCGAATTCCGCTTCAATGTTTAG
- the gcvT gene encoding glycine cleavage system aminomethyltransferase GcvT, whose amino-acid sequence MTDSDVKSTPLAAKHVELGARMVPFAGWNMPVQYTGILDEHKAVREACGIFDISHMGQFTVAGPAAAAWLNSMLTNDINKLDISQGQYSIMLNEQAGVIDDLILYRMEPETFFVVVNASKIDEDFAWLSAHKPADVILENHSDEFVGLAVQGPKCGEVFSRVIPGVELPPRNGISRITVDGTDLIVCRTGYTGEDGFEFFCPASEGVKWFEAFLDAGAKPCGLGARDSLRLEMCYPLNGSDLAPDKTPLEAGLGFFCALDTDFIGAGILREQKANGLSKRLVAIEYTGKGAPPRAHYAVHVPGGEAIGELTSGVLSPSLMKGIALAYLPVAHAKVGTELEIDVRGRKFPAVVVKKPFYKKG is encoded by the coding sequence ATGACTGATTCCGACGTCAAATCCACACCTTTGGCCGCCAAGCACGTTGAACTGGGTGCCAGAATGGTCCCCTTCGCCGGCTGGAACATGCCGGTTCAATACACCGGCATCCTGGACGAACACAAAGCCGTGCGCGAAGCCTGCGGCATCTTTGACATCTCCCACATGGGACAGTTCACCGTGGCCGGTCCCGCCGCGGCGGCATGGCTGAACTCCATGCTGACCAATGACATCAACAAGCTGGACATCAGCCAGGGGCAATATTCCATCATGCTCAATGAGCAGGCGGGCGTCATTGATGACCTCATCCTGTACCGGATGGAGCCGGAAACCTTCTTCGTGGTGGTGAACGCCTCCAAGATTGATGAAGACTTTGCGTGGCTTTCCGCCCACAAGCCCGCGGACGTGATTCTGGAAAACCATTCCGACGAGTTCGTGGGCCTGGCCGTCCAGGGTCCCAAATGCGGGGAAGTCTTCTCCCGCGTCATTCCCGGCGTGGAACTTCCCCCCCGCAACGGCATCTCCCGCATCACGGTGGACGGAACGGACCTTATCGTCTGCCGCACCGGCTATACCGGGGAAGACGGCTTTGAATTCTTCTGCCCGGCCAGTGAAGGTGTCAAATGGTTTGAAGCCTTTCTTGACGCAGGAGCCAAGCCCTGCGGCCTGGGCGCGCGCGACAGCCTGCGCCTGGAAATGTGCTACCCCCTGAACGGTTCCGACCTCGCTCCGGACAAGACGCCCCTGGAAGCCGGGCTCGGCTTCTTCTGCGCGCTGGATACGGACTTCATCGGCGCCGGCATTCTTCGTGAACAAAAAGCCAATGGCCTCAGCAAGCGCCTGGTGGCCATTGAATACACCGGCAAGGGAGCCCCCCCCCGCGCCCACTATGCTGTTCACGTTCCCGGAGGAGAAGCCATCGGAGAACTTACCAGCGGCGTGCTCTCTCCTTCATTGATGAAGGGCATTGCCCTGGCCTACCTGCCTGTCGCCCATGCCAAGGTCGGCACGGAGCTGGAAATTGACGTAAGGGGAAGAAAATTCCCCGCCGTGGTAGTTAAAAAACCCTTCTATAAGAAAGGCTGA
- the gcvH gene encoding glycine cleavage system protein GcvH, translated as MHDVPENLLYSKDHEWVEIDGDIGTIGISDHAQAELSDVVFVDLPEVGATVAAGDPVAVVESVKAASDVYTPVSGEILEVNEELSNDPSLINSDPYGAGWLYKIRLDVPTETEDMMNATDYEEYCS; from the coding sequence ATGCACGACGTACCAGAAAACCTGCTGTATTCCAAAGACCATGAATGGGTTGAAATTGACGGAGACATCGGCACCATCGGTATTTCAGACCATGCTCAGGCCGAACTCTCCGATGTAGTCTTTGTAGACCTTCCCGAAGTAGGCGCCACCGTTGCCGCCGGCGACCCCGTCGCCGTTGTGGAATCCGTCAAGGCCGCCAGCGACGTATACACTCCCGTCTCCGGTGAGATTCTGGAAGTGAATGAGGAACTCTCCAATGATCCTTCCCTCATCAACTCCGATCCCTACGGCGCAGGCTGGCTGTACAAAATCCGCCTGGACGTTCCCACGGAAACGGAAGACATGATGAACGCCACGGACTACGAGGAATACTGCTCCTGA
- the gcvP gene encoding aminomethyl-transferring glycine dehydrogenase, whose amino-acid sequence MKTNSDFASRHIGPQGEERREMLNALGYQTLDELIADIVPADIRMQAPLDLPAAKSETDALAELRAILRKNKLLKTFIGQGYYGTITPSVILRNVLENPGWYTAYTPYQPEIAQGRLEMLMNFQTMVSSLTGLPVANASLLDEGTAAAEAVTMCRNARPKANTFFVAVTCHPQTISVIRTRAAFQGVNILVGDWTTFDPASVGADLAGVLVQYPDTLGHICDYTDFFSRVHAAGALCVVAADLMALTVIREPGAFGADICIGNTQRFGVPMGFGGPHAAYMSCTDALKRRMPGRLIGMSIDTQGRPAYRLALQTREQHIRRDKATSNICTAQVLLAVLAAFYAVYHGQEGLKRIGTEIHRKTESLFKALTDAGITIESRDFFDTLLLNVPGQADAMVRKALEAGYNIRKVDADHVTISLDETATCADVAALASALTGAETSVTCCCEAPAWAPVHTRQTPFCTETAFNSYHSETEMMRYIRRLESRDLALNEAMIPLGSCTMKLNAASEMIPITWPETSSLHPFVPADQSEGIREMLTILADRLAKITCFAAVSLQPNAGAAGEYAGLLAIRRYQKHAGEGHRDVCLIPTSAHGTNPASSAMAGLKVVPVKCDEGGNIDMEDLKTQAEAHRDNLSCIMVTYPSTHGVYEQTIRELCDIIHANGGQVYMDGANMNAQVGLTCPGRIGADVCHLNLHKTFAMPHGGGGPGIGPIGVAEHLVPFLPGHLTLGHEEGAVASAPWGSASIAAICWMYLSMMGPEGLKEATEMAILNANYIARKLGHLFPVLYSGNKGLVAHECILDPRQLTHDAGLTVDDIAKRLMDYGFHGPTMSFPVPGTLMVEPTESEPKEELDRFIEAMERIHAEITAVINGTADKEDNVLKNSPHTAEMVSADEWRHPYSRSEAAYPVSGLRIHKFWPYVGRVDNVYGDRNLVCTCDTVEEFAKAVEA is encoded by the coding sequence ATGAAAACCAACTCAGACTTTGCCAGCCGGCACATCGGCCCCCAAGGGGAAGAACGCCGCGAGATGCTCAACGCCCTCGGGTACCAGACGCTTGACGAACTCATTGCGGACATCGTTCCCGCAGACATCCGGATGCAGGCCCCACTGGACCTGCCCGCGGCCAAATCGGAAACGGACGCCCTGGCGGAACTCCGTGCCATCCTCCGGAAAAACAAACTGCTGAAAACCTTCATCGGCCAGGGGTACTACGGCACCATCACGCCGTCCGTCATCCTGCGCAATGTTCTGGAAAACCCCGGCTGGTACACGGCCTACACCCCCTATCAGCCGGAAATCGCCCAGGGGCGCCTGGAAATGCTCATGAACTTCCAGACCATGGTTTCCTCCCTGACGGGGCTCCCGGTGGCAAACGCCTCCCTGCTGGATGAAGGCACCGCGGCGGCGGAAGCCGTCACCATGTGCCGGAATGCCCGGCCCAAGGCAAACACCTTCTTTGTGGCGGTCACCTGCCATCCCCAGACCATCAGCGTCATCCGCACCCGCGCCGCCTTCCAGGGCGTCAACATCCTGGTGGGGGACTGGACCACCTTTGACCCCGCATCCGTCGGCGCGGACCTGGCCGGGGTGCTTGTCCAATATCCGGACACGCTCGGCCACATCTGCGACTACACGGACTTTTTCTCCCGCGTGCACGCCGCAGGCGCGCTCTGCGTCGTGGCGGCGGACCTCATGGCCCTCACCGTCATCCGGGAACCCGGCGCCTTCGGCGCTGACATCTGCATCGGCAACACGCAGCGGTTCGGCGTTCCGATGGGCTTCGGAGGCCCCCACGCCGCCTACATGTCCTGCACGGATGCCCTGAAGCGCCGCATGCCCGGCCGCCTCATCGGCATGTCCATAGACACCCAGGGACGCCCGGCCTACCGCCTGGCCCTGCAAACGCGGGAACAGCATATCCGCCGTGACAAGGCCACCTCCAACATCTGCACCGCCCAGGTGCTTCTGGCCGTGCTGGCCGCCTTCTACGCCGTATACCACGGGCAGGAAGGCCTCAAGCGCATCGGCACGGAAATCCACCGGAAAACGGAAAGCCTGTTCAAAGCCCTGACAGACGCCGGAATCACCATTGAAAGCAGGGACTTCTTTGACACCCTGCTGCTGAACGTCCCCGGGCAGGCGGACGCCATGGTCCGGAAGGCCCTGGAAGCGGGCTACAACATCCGCAAGGTGGATGCCGACCACGTCACCATCTCCCTGGATGAAACTGCCACCTGCGCAGACGTGGCGGCCCTGGCCTCCGCCCTCACCGGAGCGGAAACCTCCGTCACCTGCTGCTGCGAAGCCCCCGCATGGGCTCCCGTCCATACGCGTCAAACCCCCTTCTGCACGGAAACGGCCTTCAACTCCTACCATTCCGAAACGGAAATGATGCGCTACATCCGCCGTCTGGAATCCCGTGACCTGGCCCTGAATGAGGCCATGATCCCGCTGGGCTCCTGCACGATGAAGCTGAACGCCGCCTCCGAGATGATCCCCATCACGTGGCCGGAAACCAGCTCCCTGCACCCCTTTGTTCCGGCAGACCAGTCGGAAGGCATCCGGGAAATGCTCACCATCCTGGCTGACCGCCTGGCGAAAATCACGTGCTTCGCCGCCGTCTCCCTCCAGCCCAATGCGGGCGCGGCAGGGGAATACGCGGGCCTGCTGGCCATCCGCCGCTACCAGAAGCACGCCGGAGAAGGCCACCGGGACGTGTGCCTCATCCCCACCTCCGCCCACGGAACGAACCCCGCTTCCTCCGCCATGGCCGGACTCAAGGTGGTACCCGTCAAATGCGACGAAGGCGGCAATATTGACATGGAGGACCTGAAAACCCAGGCGGAAGCCCACCGGGACAACCTCTCCTGCATCATGGTCACCTACCCCTCCACGCACGGGGTGTATGAACAGACCATCAGGGAACTCTGTGACATCATCCATGCCAACGGCGGCCAGGTGTACATGGACGGCGCCAACATGAACGCCCAGGTGGGGCTGACCTGCCCCGGCCGCATCGGCGCCGACGTCTGCCACCTGAACCTGCACAAAACCTTTGCCATGCCCCACGGCGGCGGCGGCCCCGGCATCGGCCCCATCGGCGTAGCGGAACACCTCGTGCCCTTCCTGCCGGGCCACCTCACGCTGGGCCATGAAGAAGGAGCCGTAGCCTCAGCGCCATGGGGCAGTGCCTCCATCGCCGCCATCTGCTGGATGTACCTGTCCATGATGGGCCCGGAAGGCCTCAAGGAAGCCACGGAAATGGCCATCCTGAACGCCAACTACATCGCCAGAAAGCTCGGCCACCTCTTCCCGGTTCTCTACTCCGGCAACAAGGGACTCGTGGCGCATGAATGCATTCTGGACCCGCGCCAGCTCACCCATGACGCCGGCCTTACCGTGGATGACATCGCCAAGCGCCTCATGGACTACGGCTTCCACGGCCCCACCATGTCCTTCCCCGTCCCGGGAACCCTGATGGTGGAACCCACGGAATCCGAACCCAAGGAGGAGCTGGACCGCTTCATTGAAGCCATGGAGCGCATCCATGCGGAAATCACGGCCGTCATCAACGGCACGGCGGACAAGGAAGACAACGTCCTGAAAAATTCCCCCCATACCGCGGAAATGGTCTCCGCCGACGAATGGCGGCATCCCTACTCCCGCAGTGAGGCGGCCTATCCGGTATCCGGCCTGCGCATCCACAAATTCTGGCCGTACGTCGGCCGCGTGGACAATGTGTACGGAGACCGCAACCTGGTCTGCACCTGTGACACGGTGGAGGAATTCGCCAAAGCCGTGGAAGCGTAA
- a CDS encoding DUF805 domain-containing protein, which yields MSDLYEYQAIDGSSKGPVSLVLLIQARNHGRLSNRTLVRKLPGGGWQPLASFIPSMTVMDDDGEAFEMPGPGEEFTSAVPVWTRKKYWMRIIKAWCSFKGRAGKGEMREVYASVGIAWLAAAGFPSLVKSGFFSSLSPWVDLLSPVFYVALIVLSLPMAVTMVRRLHDVGRSGLCLVWLAVPVLGWWLLWYLRYGESQLGENQYGDPPWN from the coding sequence ATGAGTGATCTTTACGAGTACCAGGCGATTGACGGTTCCTCCAAGGGACCCGTCTCCCTGGTGCTTCTGATTCAGGCCCGCAACCATGGGCGGCTGTCCAACCGTACCCTGGTGAGGAAGCTTCCCGGCGGGGGCTGGCAGCCGCTGGCTTCCTTCATTCCCTCCATGACCGTCATGGATGACGATGGAGAGGCGTTTGAGATGCCGGGGCCTGGAGAGGAGTTCACGAGCGCCGTGCCTGTCTGGACCAGGAAGAAGTACTGGATGCGCATCATCAAGGCATGGTGCAGTTTTAAAGGCCGCGCCGGAAAGGGGGAGATGCGCGAGGTTTATGCCAGCGTGGGTATCGCATGGCTTGCTGCCGCCGGGTTTCCCTCTCTCGTGAAAAGCGGCTTTTTTTCTTCCCTCTCTCCATGGGTGGATCTGTTGTCTCCCGTATTTTACGTGGCTCTTATCGTGCTGTCTCTTCCCATGGCGGTCACCATGGTACGGCGCCTGCATGATGTGGGGAGGAGCGGCCTGTGCCTGGTGTGGCTGGCAGTACCCGTCCTGGGGTGGTGGCTGCTGTGGTATTTACGCTACGGGGAGAGCCAGCTGGGAGAGAATCAATATGGTGATCCTCCCTGGAATTGA
- a CDS encoding sulfatase-like hydrolase/transferase encodes MKLVSFLSVLLTVLVPCMSASGQAAKPAASAVKNAKPNVIFILVDDMGWGDLDANWSQQKLNGRTVDRKNEFKTPALSAMAREGIQLRRHYSAAPVCAPARASLLLGVHQGHSRVVRNNRFDYPIEDSHTLGTVMRDAGYDTAAIGKWGVGGGGESHGPVTGGPHQRGFNYFYGILDHLAGHFHYPSESRNIFEYNGYAPNPEWKNIKDQVPQTAYSTDLFAARAKQWIVDQRKSARKTGKPFFLYLAFPAPHGNLVVPGTPYPAGGGLKGGLQWVKKNGTESVNTAFDAKAEKDKDTYIHPDNARFPNDVAKRHSTMIRRVDDAVADLIHLLKDLKIDNDTMIVFTSDNGPHNEGGADPKHRHGAQNPQFFKSYGMMDGIKRDCWEGGMRVPTLVRWPARIPKGQISLHPGQFHDWLATLADAAGVPVPARSDGVSLLPTLTGHADQQKPGVIYSEYNVAGKTPGYKDFLGEHKGAERGQQQIVFVDGLKGLRMGVKDADKDFMIFDTLNDPQESKDLASSKPELQARMKAAALSNRRAFLPAKTVFDTELVPAVEVTGAASPGLKWSVYEGEFPWVPDFRQLKKQPAAHGVVPSPSVKMNGPRKRGVELAGYVKIPADGEYTFYLSTDANKGSKAFVRLHGMELIDADKTYEPGTEISSDLGDRKNPVYLKAGLHPIRISYVGNAGPASRLTLKWEGPGLPKQEIPASAFSHDGAAK; translated from the coding sequence ATGAAATTGGTATCTTTCCTATCCGTTCTTCTGACTGTCCTGGTTCCGTGCATGAGCGCTTCCGGGCAGGCTGCGAAGCCCGCTGCCAGTGCCGTCAAGAATGCAAAGCCCAATGTTATTTTCATTCTGGTGGACGATATGGGCTGGGGGGACCTGGATGCCAATTGGAGCCAGCAGAAGCTGAACGGACGGACGGTGGACAGGAAGAATGAGTTCAAGACTCCGGCCCTGTCCGCCATGGCCCGGGAGGGGATTCAGCTGCGCCGGCATTATTCCGCCGCTCCGGTCTGCGCTCCGGCGCGCGCCTCCCTGCTGCTAGGGGTGCACCAGGGGCATTCCCGCGTGGTGAGGAACAACCGCTTTGACTATCCCATTGAAGATTCCCATACGCTGGGCACCGTGATGCGGGATGCCGGATATGATACCGCCGCCATCGGCAAGTGGGGCGTGGGCGGCGGCGGGGAAAGCCATGGCCCGGTGACGGGCGGCCCCCACCAGCGCGGCTTCAATTACTTTTATGGAATCCTGGACCATCTGGCCGGGCATTTCCATTACCCTTCCGAATCCCGCAATATTTTTGAATATAACGGTTACGCCCCCAATCCCGAATGGAAGAATATCAAGGACCAGGTTCCGCAGACGGCCTATTCCACGGATTTGTTTGCCGCCCGCGCCAAGCAGTGGATTGTGGACCAGCGCAAGTCCGCCCGCAAGACCGGCAAGCCGTTTTTCCTGTACCTGGCTTTTCCGGCTCCTCATGGCAACCTGGTGGTTCCGGGAACGCCCTATCCTGCCGGAGGCGGTTTGAAGGGAGGCCTGCAATGGGTGAAGAAGAACGGAACGGAGTCCGTAAATACTGCTTTTGACGCCAAGGCTGAAAAAGACAAGGATACTTATATTCATCCGGACAATGCCCGTTTCCCCAATGACGTGGCCAAGCGGCATTCCACGATGATCCGCCGCGTGGACGACGCTGTGGCGGATTTGATCCATCTGCTGAAGGATTTGAAGATCGACAATGATACGATGATTGTCTTTACATCCGACAATGGCCCACACAATGAAGGAGGCGCCGATCCCAAGCACAGGCATGGAGCGCAGAATCCGCAGTTTTTCAAGAGTTACGGCATGATGGACGGCATCAAGCGCGACTGCTGGGAAGGCGGCATGCGCGTTCCCACGCTGGTACGCTGGCCCGCCCGCATTCCCAAGGGGCAGATCAGCCTGCACCCCGGCCAGTTCCATGACTGGCTGGCTACGCTGGCGGATGCCGCCGGAGTGCCGGTTCCCGCCCGCAGCGACGGCGTTTCCCTGCTGCCGACGCTGACAGGCCATGCGGACCAGCAGAAGCCGGGAGTTATTTACTCAGAATACAATGTTGCCGGCAAGACGCCTGGCTACAAGGATTTCCTGGGAGAACACAAGGGCGCGGAGCGGGGCCAGCAGCAGATTGTCTTTGTGGACGGTCTGAAAGGCTTGCGCATGGGCGTGAAGGATGCTGACAAGGATTTCATGATTTTTGATACCCTGAATGACCCGCAGGAGAGCAAGGACCTTGCTTCCTCCAAGCCGGAGCTCCAGGCCCGCATGAAGGCCGCCGCCCTGTCCAACCGCCGTGCCTTCCTTCCTGCCAAGACGGTGTTTGATACGGAGCTGGTCCCGGCAGTGGAGGTGACGGGGGCTGCCTCCCCCGGCTTGAAGTGGTCCGTTTATGAAGGTGAGTTCCCGTGGGTTCCGGATTTCCGCCAGCTGAAGAAGCAGCCTGCCGCGCACGGCGTGGTTCCGTCACCGTCCGTCAAGATGAACGGTCCCCGGAAGCGTGGGGTGGAGCTGGCCGGGTATGTAAAAATTCCGGCTGACGGAGAGTATACTTTTTACCTGTCCACGGACGCGAACAAGGGGAGCAAGGCGTTTGTCCGCCTGCACGGCATGGAACTGATTGACGCGGACAAGACTTACGAGCCGGGCACCGAAATTTCTTCCGATTTGGGCGACCGGAAGAATCCCGTTTATTTGAAGGCCGGGCTGCATCCCATCCGCATCAGCTACGTGGGTAATGCCGGTCCCGCCTCCAGGCTGACGTTGAAGTGGGAAGGCCCCGGCCTGCCCAAGCAGGAGATTCCCGCGTCCGCGTTCAGCCATGACGGAGCGGCCAAGTAA